A region of Odocoileus virginianus isolate 20LAN1187 ecotype Illinois chromosome 11, Ovbor_1.2, whole genome shotgun sequence DNA encodes the following proteins:
- the TEDDM1 gene encoding transmembrane epididymal protein 1, whose translation MGTFIGHVYPGLFLLAYGLYRAVVVSKAVIFSNSFPDPSLPPKNKGRWARLWKMSHGGLLKMLAGSGLMAYEISCVERGLTLMNRDLPPRFTYAKQWQHLTMFILLTLNGCIDIMSKNLLPQRCVPLEKGILVLTFYVLLLLLASHVQDSAGVELQVHSLLILVVLLLMLVFTAELWAPDMFQLAVIETFLFQMMGSWLVQAGFILYKPVSGYPWEDDDISDIMFVTTFFCWHVMINALCLLGIYGVSSFWHRCYHHSWKLMGSREAPCYIYSKRPLYQLLQEVEQSEKDDQALLSKNSP comes from the coding sequence ATGGGAACCTTTATCGGTCACGTGTATCCAGGGTTGTTCCTACTTGCATATGGACTGTATCGAGCAGTAGTGGTCTCCAAAGCTGTGATATTCAGCAACTCTTTCCCAGATCCTTCTTTGCCTCCCAAGAATAAAGGGAGATGGGCCAGGCTGTGGAAAATGTCCCACGGAGGTTTGCTGAAGATGCTGGCTGGCTCTGGCTTGATGGCGTATGAGATCAGCTGCGTTGAGAGAGGGTTGACACTGATGAACAGGGACCTGCCACCGAGATTCACGTACGCCAAACAGTGGCAGCACCTCACCATGTTCATCCTCCTTACCCTCAATGGCTGTATAGACATCATGAGCAAAAATTTGCTGCCTCAGCGCTGTGTGCCCCTAGAGAAAGGCATCTTGGTGCTGACCTTTTACGTGCTCCTGCTGCTGTTGGCGTCGCATGTCCAGGACTCTGCGGGGGTGGAGCTGCAGGTTCACTCTCTGCTCATCTTGGTGGTGTTGCTGCTGATGCTGGTGTTCACCGCCGAGCTGTGGGCTCCCGATATGTTTCAACTCGCTGTGATTGAGACCTTTCTATTTCAGATGATGGGTTCCTGGCTGGTACAGGCGGGCTTCATTCTGTACAAACCAGTCTCTGGCTACCCGTGGGAGGATGATGACATTAGTGACATCATGTTTGTTACCACCTTCTTCTGCTGGCATGTGATGATCAATGCTTTGTGCCTGCTGGGAATCTATGGAGTGTCTTCCTTTTGGCATCGTTGCTACCATCATAGCTGGAAGCTGATGGGGTCCAGAGAAGCTCCATGTTACATATACTCCAAGAGACCCCTCTACCAATTGCTACAGGAAGTGGAGCAGTCAGAGAAAGATGACCAGGCTCTCCTTTCAAAGAATTCACCCTGA